From Butyricimonas paravirosa, one genomic window encodes:
- a CDS encoding transporter has translation MLERLKTWMLPLAMLSGGIFYSFFSLFSFLTPYLISVMLLITCCRLSIKEMRFTRLHAWMLVVQVVGSVCVYAVLCPFDALLGEAMMICVLAPTAVAATVVTGMLGGSVSCLAAYTLASNLCVAIVSPVIFSLVGTQGEMSFGASLWYVCRQVGPLLLLPLAGAWILEYFIPSAHKVLKSHQSISFYLWSFSLTIVVGKTVSFIMQQDSKNYGEEFLIAFAALLLCIGQFAIGRWIGRRHGETIAGGQGLGQKNTILAIWMAQVYLSPLSSIGPAAYVLWQNSINSWQLWKKRKREGKV, from the coding sequence GTGTTAGAGCGATTAAAAACATGGATGTTGCCTTTGGCGATGTTAAGCGGGGGTATATTTTACTCTTTTTTCAGCTTGTTTTCTTTCTTGACTCCTTACTTGATTTCTGTGATGCTATTAATCACGTGTTGTCGTTTGTCGATCAAGGAAATGCGTTTTACCCGGTTACACGCGTGGATGCTTGTGGTTCAGGTCGTGGGTAGCGTGTGCGTGTACGCCGTGTTATGCCCTTTTGATGCCTTGTTGGGAGAGGCTATGATGATTTGTGTGCTGGCCCCGACGGCCGTGGCCGCGACGGTTGTCACGGGGATGCTGGGCGGGAGTGTGTCATGTTTGGCCGCTTACACGTTAGCGAGTAATTTGTGCGTGGCAATCGTGTCACCCGTGATTTTCTCCCTCGTGGGGACCCAAGGGGAAATGTCTTTCGGTGCGTCTTTATGGTACGTTTGCCGGCAGGTTGGGCCGTTGTTACTTTTGCCTTTGGCTGGGGCATGGATCTTGGAATATTTTATTCCTTCAGCGCATAAGGTGTTGAAAAGTCATCAAAGTATTTCTTTCTATTTGTGGTCGTTCAGCCTGACAATCGTGGTCGGGAAAACGGTGTCTTTCATCATGCAGCAGGATAGTAAAAACTACGGGGAAGAGTTTTTAATCGCTTTTGCCGCGTTGTTATTGTGTATCGGACAATTTGCGATCGGGCGTTGGATCGGTCGCCGACATGGTGAGACCATTGCAGGGGGGCAAGGATTGGGACAGAAAAACACGATTCTAGCTATATGGATGGCGCAAGTGTATCTTTCGCCTCTTTCTTCAATAGGA